One stretch of Bosea vaviloviae DNA includes these proteins:
- a CDS encoding helix-turn-helix domain-containing protein produces the protein MRRMLLKVSQERLGDALGLTFQQIQKYEKGTNRISASRLQQIAKVLDVQVSFFFEGAPTGDMPDGRFSAAASTAYVSDFLTTSEGVQLTKALMRIKSDRVRRRVVELVEAMAEADDRDA, from the coding sequence ATGCGCAGGATGCTTTTGAAAGTCAGCCAGGAGCGGCTCGGCGATGCGCTCGGCCTGACCTTCCAGCAGATCCAGAAATACGAAAAAGGTACCAACCGCATCAGCGCCAGCCGCCTGCAGCAAATCGCCAAGGTGCTCGACGTACAGGTGTCCTTCTTCTTCGAAGGCGCCCCCACCGGCGACATGCCCGATGGCCGCTTCTCGGCCGCCGCCTCGACCGCCTATGTCTCCGACTTCCTGACGACCAGCGAAGGCGTGCAGCTGACCAAGGCCCTGATGCGGATCAAGAGCGACCGCGTCAGGCGGCGCGTCGTCGAGCTGGTCGAGGCAATGGCCGAGGCAGACGACAGGGACGCCTGA
- a CDS encoding GNAT family N-acetyltransferase, giving the protein MNVFQHNPDTISAFSRGWSDDPKATPIGILAHLPLNQAGARALFTGALDTANPDLKFICRPSERAAVLYFWFIYLPEGQGGGISLVMERMTSDKNRGLPIFCKPANTKAQTFFEKMGFVMGAAYDGLKSYQLMSCALPDPVAGRKPYDNFMPGLNAGTKKTSVTVVHSADDLLKCIAIRGAAYVEDRSIPYAEDVDGNDYTATHLLGYVGDEPAGCIRLRYWADFIKIERLAVLPRCRGGLALDLVRAALAFGQDKGYRRFYGQAAFPVSKIWERFGFKRRPGAGLSYLTDEVYYEMDLVTEPSDWRLTPDSGAAVLVRPEGQWDRPGPLEANAETPDLPDKSLGSGEWIPGVSPTTLYPDKDIPGCVNPFYGESPTCGKDSWPPLIYGRLQGVNDGAD; this is encoded by the coding sequence ATGAACGTGTTTCAGCATAATCCCGATACAATTTCGGCTTTCTCGCGCGGCTGGTCTGACGACCCCAAGGCCACACCGATCGGCATCCTAGCGCATCTGCCGCTGAATCAGGCCGGCGCGCGCGCGCTCTTCACCGGCGCACTGGACACCGCCAACCCCGATCTGAAGTTCATCTGCCGGCCGAGCGAACGCGCCGCCGTGCTCTACTTCTGGTTCATCTACCTCCCGGAGGGCCAGGGCGGCGGTATCTCGCTCGTGATGGAGCGCATGACCAGCGACAAGAACCGGGGCCTCCCGATCTTCTGCAAGCCGGCGAACACAAAGGCGCAGACTTTCTTCGAGAAGATGGGCTTCGTCATGGGCGCGGCCTATGACGGGCTGAAATCCTACCAACTGATGAGCTGCGCCCTGCCCGACCCGGTCGCCGGCCGCAAGCCCTATGACAACTTCATGCCCGGCCTGAACGCCGGCACAAAGAAGACCTCCGTCACCGTCGTGCACTCGGCCGACGACCTGCTCAAATGCATCGCGATTCGCGGGGCCGCCTATGTCGAGGACCGGAGCATTCCTTATGCCGAGGATGTCGACGGCAACGACTACACGGCGACGCATCTGCTCGGCTATGTCGGGGACGAGCCCGCCGGCTGCATCCGGCTGCGCTACTGGGCCGACTTCATCAAGATCGAGCGGCTCGCGGTGCTGCCGCGCTGCCGTGGCGGTTTGGCGCTCGATCTCGTGCGGGCGGCGCTCGCCTTCGGCCAGGACAAGGGCTATCGGCGCTTCTACGGGCAGGCCGCCTTCCCGGTCTCGAAGATCTGGGAGCGCTTCGGCTTCAAGCGGCGCCCTGGCGCCGGCCTCTCCTATCTGACCGACGAGGTCTATTACGAGATGGACCTCGTCACCGAGCCGTCAGACTGGCGGCTTACGCCCGATTCGGGCGCCGCGGTGCTCGTCCGGCCGGAAGGCCAATGGGACCGTCCCGGCCCGCTGGAAGCCAATGCGGAGACCCCAGATCTCCCTGACAAATCCCTCGGCTCCGGCGAATGGATCCCGGGTGTGAGCCCGACCACGCTCTATCCCGACAAGGATATCCCTGGCTGCGTCAACCCTTTCTACGGGGAGTCCCCAACCTGCGGGAAGGACTCCTGGCCACCTCTGATCTACGGACGACTACAAGGAGTGAACGATGGCGCCGACTGA
- a CDS encoding ABC transporter ATP-binding protein — protein sequence MAGIRIEHVTKSYGGLTVLKDFSLDIADGEFVVLVGPSGCGKSTMLKILAGLEEASSGKVSIGERDVTDLAPGDRDIAMVFQNYALYPHLTVRKNMGFGLKMRGTEAGEIDRRVTEAAKILGIDHLLDRRPRALSGGQRQRVALGRAIVREPLAFLMDEPLSNLDAKLRVHTRAEISALHKRLRVTTIYVTHDQTEAMTMADRIVIMKDGEIQQIAHPDTMFREPANLFVAGFIGSPGMNFLQSPVTAAGTGAQARLFGQEVPLPVADASALAGRNVVLGLRPEHISAGPGPVSFEVQPRLIESLGSEQYVYVDLPPENRVGQAPHAAAEEDGRGNALIARLINPDGRPLAERLTLSFDPARLHVFDAVTQEAIR from the coding sequence ATGGCCGGCATACGCATCGAGCACGTCACGAAATCCTATGGCGGGCTCACCGTTCTCAAGGACTTTTCCCTCGATATCGCCGATGGCGAGTTCGTCGTCCTGGTCGGCCCCTCCGGTTGCGGCAAATCGACCATGCTCAAGATCCTCGCCGGGCTCGAGGAGGCCTCCTCCGGCAAGGTCTCGATCGGCGAGCGCGACGTCACCGACCTCGCGCCGGGCGACCGCGACATTGCCATGGTCTTCCAGAACTACGCGCTCTATCCGCATCTGACGGTGCGCAAAAATATGGGCTTCGGCCTGAAGATGCGCGGCACGGAAGCCGGCGAGATCGACCGGCGCGTCACCGAGGCCGCGAAAATCCTCGGCATCGACCATCTGCTCGACCGGCGGCCGCGTGCATTGTCGGGCGGCCAGCGCCAGCGCGTCGCGCTCGGGCGCGCCATCGTGCGCGAGCCGCTCGCCTTCCTGATGGACGAGCCGCTTTCCAATCTCGACGCCAAATTGCGCGTCCATACCCGCGCCGAGATCAGCGCCCTGCACAAGCGCCTGCGCGTCACCACCATCTATGTCACCCATGACCAGACCGAAGCCATGACGATGGCCGACCGCATCGTCATCATGAAGGATGGCGAGATCCAGCAGATCGCCCATCCCGACACGATGTTCCGCGAGCCGGCCAACCTCTTCGTCGCCGGCTTCATCGGCTCGCCGGGGATGAATTTCCTGCAGTCTCCGGTGACTGCGGCCGGGACTGGCGCCCAGGCCCGTCTCTTCGGCCAGGAGGTGCCATTGCCGGTGGCTGACGCCTCGGCTCTCGCGGGCCGGAATGTCGTCCTCGGTCTGCGGCCGGAACATATCTCGGCTGGGCCGGGCCCGGTCAGCTTCGAGGTCCAGCCGCGGCTGATCGAAAGCCTCGGCAGCGAGCAATATGTCTATGTCGACCTGCCGCCGGAAAACCGGGTCGGGCAGGCGCCGCATGCGGCCGCCGAGGAGGATGGCCGTGGCAATGCGCTGATCGCGCGATTGATCAATCCCGATGGCCGGCCGCTCGCCGAGCGCTTGACGCTCTCCTTCGATCCGGCCCGGCTGCACGTCTTCGACGCGGTGACGCAGGAGGCGATCCGGTGA
- a CDS encoding NAD-dependent epimerase/dehydratase family protein, whose amino-acid sequence MTAAARILVTGSAGRVGSKVVRRLLDAGRAVAGFDLRPAGIEHPAYREVLGRFDDRTAAMDAVSDADAILHLGAFMSWLPTDGDRLFRANVEGTRVLLEEAARVKSRRLVFASSGEVYPENVPDYLPLDEDHPLKPRSPYGLTKLLGEELVRFFERTSDMPATILRFSHTQDAAELLDPESVFSGPRFFLHPKIRQQEGFGNTAAVALLKQADDGREALVLSRNESGRPFQMHITDTRDMVDGILLALDHQAAAGRTYNLGAAEPVDFAAALPGMAELTGLPLKTIDLPGNGVFYRTSNARIRTELGYEPRWTFDRMIEEAAQAWAKRRS is encoded by the coding sequence GTGACCGCCGCGGCGCGCATCCTCGTCACCGGCAGCGCCGGCCGCGTCGGCTCGAAAGTGGTCCGCCGCCTGCTCGATGCCGGCCGCGCGGTCGCGGGCTTCGATCTGCGCCCGGCCGGAATCGAGCACCCCGCCTATCGCGAAGTGCTCGGCCGCTTCGACGACCGGACCGCAGCCATGGACGCGGTGAGTGACGCTGACGCCATCCTCCATCTCGGTGCCTTCATGTCCTGGCTGCCGACTGACGGCGACAGGCTGTTCCGCGCCAATGTCGAGGGCACGCGCGTGCTGCTGGAGGAGGCCGCGCGCGTAAAATCGCGTCGCCTCGTCTTCGCCAGCTCCGGCGAGGTCTATCCCGAGAACGTCCCGGACTATCTGCCGCTCGACGAAGATCACCCGCTGAAGCCGCGCTCGCCCTATGGTTTGACCAAGCTCCTGGGCGAGGAGCTCGTGCGCTTCTTCGAGCGCACCAGCGATATGCCTGCGACGATCCTGCGCTTTTCGCATACGCAGGATGCGGCCGAATTGCTCGATCCGGAAAGCGTCTTCTCCGGTCCGCGTTTCTTCCTGCATCCAAAAATCCGGCAGCAGGAGGGCTTCGGTAACACGGCCGCAGTCGCCTTGTTGAAGCAGGCCGATGATGGCCGCGAGGCGCTCGTGCTGTCGCGCAACGAGTCGGGCCGCCCCTTCCAGATGCACATCACCGACACCCGCGACATGGTGGACGGCATCCTGCTCGCGCTCGACCATCAGGCGGCGGCCGGCCGGACCTATAATCTCGGCGCGGCCGAGCCCGTCGACTTCGCCGCGGCCTTGCCGGGGATGGCGGAGTTGACGGGGCTTCCCCTGAAGACCATCGACCTGCCGGGCAACGGCGTCTTCTATCGGACGTCGAACGCCAGGATTCGGACTGAACTGGGATATGAACCGCGATGGACGTTCGACCGGATGATCGAAGAGGCGGCACAGGCCTGGGCGAAGCGCCGGTCCTGA
- a CDS encoding carbohydrate ABC transporter permease — MKRSRFDSLLLYATAILTCALLVFPIYWLVVTALSEPDQLRQLPPKFWPDQPRWGVFAQILAERPILQWLGNSALAAIGAVTLSMTVSVLAGYSLSRFKLRGGQSLGLFILTAKMLPATLLVIPLFGIFRQLELIGSLWSIILAHATLIIPFTTWMLKGYFDTIPRELEQAAMVDGCSPLGAMVRVILPVSAPGLAATALYGFVLSWSDYAYARTFLTNAQTNWTANLGITTMKGEYVSNWSDISAASILVALPILLIYLFLERYLVGGLTAGSDK; from the coding sequence ATGAAACGAAGCCGCTTCGACAGCCTCCTCCTCTACGCCACGGCGATCCTGACCTGCGCGCTATTGGTCTTCCCGATCTACTGGCTCGTCGTCACCGCGCTCTCCGAGCCCGACCAATTGCGCCAATTGCCGCCGAAATTCTGGCCCGACCAGCCGCGCTGGGGCGTCTTTGCCCAGATCCTGGCGGAGCGGCCGATCCTGCAATGGCTCGGCAATTCGGCGCTGGCCGCGATCGGCGCCGTCACCTTGTCGATGACGGTGTCGGTGCTGGCAGGCTACAGCCTGTCGCGCTTCAAGCTCCGCGGCGGCCAGTCGCTGGGCCTGTTCATCCTGACCGCGAAGATGCTGCCGGCGACGCTGCTGGTCATCCCGCTTTTCGGCATCTTCAGGCAGCTGGAGCTGATCGGCAGCCTGTGGTCGATCATCCTGGCGCATGCGACGCTGATCATCCCCTTCACCACCTGGATGCTGAAGGGCTACTTCGACACGATCCCGCGCGAACTCGAACAGGCCGCCATGGTCGATGGCTGCTCGCCGCTCGGCGCCATGGTCCGGGTGATCCTGCCGGTCTCGGCGCCGGGCCTGGCTGCGACCGCGCTCTACGGCTTCGTGCTGTCCTGGTCGGACTACGCCTATGCGCGCACCTTCCTGACCAACGCCCAGACCAACTGGACCGCCAATCTCGGCATCACCACGATGAAGGGCGAATATGTCAGCAACTGGAGCGACATATCGGCCGCCTCGATCCTCGTCGCCCTGCCGATCCTGCTGATCTACCTCTTCCTCGAACGCTATCTCGTCGGCGGCCTCACGGCCGGCTCGGACAAGTAA
- a CDS encoding carbohydrate ABC transporter permease, whose protein sequence is MPRAAFLDLARPSRRHWLGYLLLAPAVLLIGLIIVYPLFVSVDLSFQNVNIARLDQPRRPFTTANYERLFASEDFWNACWVTFKLVVIVSTGCFLLGMATALLVNNRFKGQALARLLVALPWAVPEVIAVVIFAWLFDSSFGLMNWIFIKLGLVDTTINWFSSPSASFAVVCVVMIWKGYPFVSIMLLAGLQSIPEDFYNAARVDGASAWQRLLNITIPSLMPVLGVTLVLVMLWVFRDFSIIYVLTGGGPLKATQSLSIMTYEQAFGFFKMGYASAIGVITLIVCIIASRLMIARAPDTM, encoded by the coding sequence ATGCCCAGAGCCGCGTTCCTGGATCTCGCGCGTCCGAGCCGCCGGCACTGGCTCGGCTATCTCCTGCTCGCGCCGGCGGTGCTGCTGATCGGGTTGATCATCGTCTACCCGCTCTTCGTCTCGGTCGATCTGTCGTTCCAGAACGTCAACATCGCCAGGCTCGACCAGCCGCGCCGGCCCTTCACCACGGCCAATTACGAGCGCCTCTTCGCCTCCGAGGATTTCTGGAACGCCTGCTGGGTCACCTTCAAACTCGTCGTCATAGTCAGCACCGGCTGCTTCCTGCTCGGCATGGCGACCGCGCTCCTCGTCAATAACCGCTTCAAGGGCCAGGCCCTGGCCCGCCTCCTCGTCGCCTTGCCCTGGGCTGTGCCCGAGGTCATCGCCGTCGTGATCTTCGCCTGGCTATTCGATTCCTCCTTTGGCCTGATGAACTGGATCTTCATCAAGCTCGGGCTGGTCGACACCACGATCAACTGGTTCTCCTCGCCCAGCGCCTCCTTCGCCGTCGTCTGCGTCGTCATGATCTGGAAGGGCTATCCCTTCGTCTCGATCATGCTGCTGGCCGGGCTCCAGTCGATCCCGGAGGATTTCTACAACGCTGCCCGCGTCGACGGCGCCAGCGCCTGGCAGCGCCTGCTCAACATCACCATCCCCTCGCTGATGCCGGTGCTCGGCGTCACGCTTGTGCTGGTGATGCTCTGGGTCTTCCGCGATTTCTCGATCATCTACGTGCTGACCGGCGGCGGCCCGCTGAAGGCGACGCAGAGCCTCTCGATCATGACCTATGAGCAGGCCTTCGGCTTCTTCAAGATGGGCTACGCCTCGGCCATCGGCGTCATCACCCTGATCGTCTGCATCATCGCTAGCCGGCTGATGATCGCGCGCGCGCCGGACACGATGTGA
- a CDS encoding LysR family transcriptional regulator, whose product MRHVVSKSSHPTGGNEVNFNWDDIRIFLTLARLGSIRAVAAATGHSAKALRSRIMDLEAQTGAVLFHRSAAGVSLTKTGERLIAAAEEIQKQAKVFGALSMRGRQDLKPTARVGITEGLGAFWLTPMFGNLRRAHPDIQFDMKCSMTAPNISDLEVDLAIQLDKPTDPNLIVRRIGYLHVVLYAAQSYVDEYGAPASKADIADYHFVEIEAPQIRSERVEEEMTREDKRRFVNMRVNISSAQFVAALSGWGVTALPTYAPIVSSGLVHVAKDFVLRRDIWLAYHPQAAELRHIRQTIDWVVQSFDASLYPWFREEFVSPTEIEHYMERKKIMSFFTPGAVAKLAS is encoded by the coding sequence ATGAGGCACGTGGTCTCCAAAAGTTCTCACCCCACGGGTGGGAACGAGGTGAATTTCAATTGGGACGACATTCGAATCTTTCTAACGCTCGCGCGGCTTGGCAGCATTCGCGCTGTTGCTGCCGCGACCGGGCACTCCGCGAAGGCGCTCCGCAGCCGAATCATGGACCTCGAAGCGCAGACCGGCGCAGTCCTGTTCCACCGCTCGGCCGCCGGTGTGTCGCTGACCAAGACCGGTGAGCGCCTGATTGCTGCGGCTGAGGAAATCCAGAAGCAGGCCAAGGTCTTCGGCGCGCTCTCGATGCGGGGCAGGCAGGACCTGAAGCCGACGGCGCGCGTCGGCATCACCGAGGGCCTCGGCGCCTTCTGGCTGACGCCGATGTTCGGCAATCTGCGTCGGGCCCATCCCGACATCCAGTTCGATATGAAATGCTCGATGACGGCGCCGAACATCTCGGATCTGGAGGTCGACCTGGCGATCCAGTTGGACAAGCCGACGGATCCCAATCTGATCGTCCGGAGAATCGGCTATCTCCACGTCGTTCTCTATGCCGCACAGAGCTATGTCGACGAATACGGGGCACCGGCCAGCAAGGCTGACATCGCCGACTACCACTTCGTCGAGATCGAGGCTCCGCAGATCAGGAGCGAGAGGGTCGAGGAGGAAATGACCCGCGAGGACAAGCGCCGCTTCGTCAATATGCGGGTCAATATCAGCTCCGCCCAGTTTGTGGCGGCGCTGAGCGGCTGGGGCGTAACGGCCCTGCCGACCTATGCGCCCATCGTCTCGAGCGGGCTCGTCCATGTCGCCAAGGACTTCGTCCTCCGGCGGGACATCTGGCTCGCCTACCACCCGCAGGCGGCTGAGCTGCGCCATATTCGGCAGACGATCGACTGGGTCGTACAGTCCTTCGACGCCTCGCTATATCCCTGGTTCCGCGAGGAATTCGTCAGTCCCACCGAGATAGAACACTACATGGAGCGCAAAAAAATAATGAGCTTCTTCACTCCGGGAGCAGTGGCGAAGCTGGCATCGTAG
- a CDS encoding SDR family NAD(P)-dependent oxidoreductase produces MSAEAVYPDLAGRAALVTGGADGIGRAIVAALIRQKARVAFLDLDRERGEALAAELTEAGGTVSFQPVDLRDIAATQAAITVAREVCGPFSIGVNNAGHDERHAFETVTSDYWDDRFAVNLRPMMFVAQALAPDMRALGGGALINLSSTSWMKGSPHMIAYTTAKSAVLGFTRSLARALGSDGIRVNCVTPGWVMTERQRTRWVTPDKWDAAQQAQAIKGEILPEDIAAMVLFLASDAARMCTGQNFIVDAGTV; encoded by the coding sequence ATGAGCGCGGAGGCGGTCTATCCCGATCTCGCCGGCCGCGCTGCGCTCGTTACCGGCGGGGCCGACGGGATCGGCCGGGCGATCGTCGCGGCGCTTATTCGCCAGAAAGCCAGGGTCGCCTTTCTCGACCTGGATCGCGAGCGCGGCGAAGCCCTGGCGGCGGAGCTGACCGAGGCCGGCGGAACGGTCTCGTTCCAGCCCGTCGATCTGCGCGACATCGCCGCGACGCAAGCCGCGATCACGGTGGCGCGCGAGGTCTGCGGCCCTTTCTCGATCGGCGTCAACAATGCCGGCCATGACGAGCGTCACGCCTTCGAGACCGTGACATCAGACTATTGGGATGATCGTTTCGCAGTGAATCTGCGCCCGATGATGTTCGTCGCCCAGGCGCTTGCTCCCGATATGCGCGCGCTTGGCGGTGGCGCATTGATCAATCTAAGCTCGACCTCGTGGATGAAGGGATCTCCCCACATGATCGCTTACACGACCGCGAAATCAGCCGTGCTCGGCTTCACCCGCTCGCTGGCGCGGGCGCTGGGGTCGGATGGCATCCGGGTCAACTGCGTCACGCCCGGCTGGGTGATGACCGAGCGCCAGCGCACGCGTTGGGTCACGCCGGACAAGTGGGACGCCGCCCAGCAGGCGCAGGCGATCAAGGGCGAGATCCTGCCGGAGGATATCGCGGCGATGGTTCTCTTCCTCGCATCGGACGCCGCGCGCATGTGCACCGGCCAGAACTTCATCGTCGATGCCGGTACGGTCTGA
- a CDS encoding SMP-30/gluconolactonase/LRE family protein: MDVRPDDRRGGTGLGEAPVLKPDERDVPTGAAALAKGLYLLDVIGEAPSPPRFKDLQAATGLPKGTLARLLNTLVLFRLIRQEDSDNSYRLGHRLFELAHRVWESFDLRGAAAPVLERLADETRETAALCAIDNDEALYIDQRSRGGAYGFRIEIGRRAPLHCTAGGKALLAFAQPHEQRAIFDRIKLERFTDASFTQEDALLADLALARARGYAVSLEEHVAGVSSVAAPIFDHTGRAVAAIGVFGPSSRLTSERLHVTGRDLMAAGRQISGNVGATPMNITPSTRSGRATDPQVECVLPWGAHLAEGPVWSAREKRLYWVDILAPSVNRFDPATRANEEVMLPRLVSAVVERRGGGLAALTQDGLEAFDFASGALSPLVDPEAEIPDNRFNDGKCDRRGRLWAGTMRLDASRTSGSLYAIAPDLTWERRESGLTVANGLDWSPDGRTFYFADSAPGRIYAYDFEMETGRLARRRIFAEIDATIGRPDGLAVDSEGFVWCAVWDGWCLHRYAPNGALAREVRLPVPRPTSIAFGGGDLKTLFITSARVRLPSRILAEAPFSGGLFTLPVDVAGLPASEFAA, from the coding sequence ATGGACGTTCGACCGGATGATCGAAGAGGCGGCACAGGCCTGGGCGAAGCGCCGGTCCTGAAACCGGACGAGCGCGACGTTCCCACCGGCGCAGCCGCCCTCGCCAAGGGCCTCTATCTGCTCGACGTGATCGGGGAGGCGCCTTCGCCGCCGCGTTTCAAGGACCTTCAGGCTGCGACCGGCCTGCCCAAGGGCACGCTCGCGCGCCTGCTCAACACGCTGGTGCTGTTCCGGCTCATCCGCCAGGAGGACAGCGACAACAGCTATCGGCTCGGGCACCGGCTGTTCGAGCTGGCGCACCGTGTCTGGGAATCCTTCGATCTGCGCGGCGCGGCCGCTCCCGTGCTCGAACGCCTCGCCGACGAGACCCGCGAGACGGCAGCGCTCTGCGCGATCGACAATGACGAGGCGCTCTATATCGACCAGCGCAGCCGCGGCGGCGCCTATGGCTTCCGCATCGAGATCGGCCGGCGCGCGCCGCTGCATTGCACGGCCGGCGGCAAGGCCCTGCTCGCCTTCGCCCAGCCGCACGAGCAGCGCGCCATCTTCGACCGGATCAAGCTCGAGCGCTTCACCGACGCCAGCTTCACGCAGGAGGACGCGCTCCTCGCCGATCTCGCTCTGGCGCGGGCGCGCGGCTATGCGGTCTCGCTCGAGGAGCATGTCGCGGGTGTCTCCTCGGTCGCCGCGCCGATCTTCGACCACACCGGCCGTGCGGTCGCGGCGATCGGCGTGTTCGGGCCGAGTTCGCGCCTGACCAGCGAGCGCCTCCACGTCACCGGGCGTGACCTGATGGCTGCCGGCCGGCAGATTTCCGGCAATGTCGGCGCCACGCCGATGAACATCACGCCGAGCACGCGCTCGGGCCGCGCCACCGATCCGCAGGTCGAATGCGTGCTGCCCTGGGGGGCGCATCTGGCGGAAGGCCCGGTCTGGTCGGCGCGGGAGAAGCGGCTCTACTGGGTCGATATCCTCGCCCCCTCGGTCAACCGCTTCGACCCCGCGACGCGGGCCAATGAGGAGGTCATGCTGCCGCGGCTGGTCAGCGCCGTGGTCGAGCGCCGCGGCGGCGGCTTGGCCGCCCTGACGCAGGACGGGCTCGAGGCTTTCGACTTCGCCAGCGGCGCGCTGAGCCCCCTGGTCGATCCGGAGGCCGAGATTCCCGACAACCGTTTCAATGACGGCAAATGCGACCGACGGGGCCGGCTCTGGGCCGGAACGATGCGGCTCGACGCCAGCCGCACCAGCGGCTCGCTTTATGCGATCGCGCCCGATCTCACCTGGGAGCGCCGGGAAAGCGGCCTGACCGTCGCCAACGGCCTCGACTGGAGCCCGGACGGGCGGACCTTCTATTTCGCCGATTCCGCGCCGGGCCGCATCTATGCCTATGATTTCGAGATGGAGACGGGCCGGCTCGCGCGACGCCGCATCTTCGCCGAGATCGATGCCACCATCGGCCGCCCCGATGGGCTTGCCGTCGACAGCGAAGGCTTCGTCTGGTGTGCTGTCTGGGACGGCTGGTGCTTGCACCGCTACGCGCCGAATGGCGCGCTGGCGCGCGAGGTCCGCCTGCCCGTACCGCGCCCGACCAGCATCGCCTTTGGCGGCGGCGATCTGAAGACGCTGTTCATCACCAGCGCCCGCGTCCGCTTGCCGTCGCGCATCCTGGCGGAGGCGCCCTTCTCCGGCGGCCTGTTCACGCTGCCGGTCGATGTTGCCGGCCTGCCGGCCTCGGAATTCGCAGCATGA
- a CDS encoding FAD-binding oxidoreductase, with protein MSPLAELAGRLDTSCVLAAPEEMAPFLTDWRGRRHGRALAVLRPRSVADVSTILRWATVTRTPIVPQGGNTGLSGGATPDESGRCAVLSLGRLNRIRSVDTEGDSVIAEAGCVLAQLQQEAAKADRLFPLSLGSEGSCQVGGIVATNAGGINVIRYGTVRDLVLGLEYVRADGAVIHGLKPLRKDNAGYRLRELLIGSEGTLAVITAASFRLFARLRASATALCGIPNPTAAIRLLTMLREIAGERISSFELMCDAEMGLTLDLLGGAALPFHDRHPWYVFIEIADSAPDAAMEQVLTRALALASDAAVLSDAVVAQSGAQAKALWHLRFAVSEANKRAGPGVSHDTSVATADVPRFIAAVQGAAAERFPTAQPLFVGHVGDGNIHVILLFREAQFRDEAIFAGVAASVNACIFEIVSQFGGSITAEHGVGRSLVGALRRAAQPETLELMAGIKNAFDPLGILNPGAVLEPDDV; from the coding sequence ATGTCCCCGCTCGCCGAGCTCGCCGGGAGGCTCGACACGTCCTGTGTGCTGGCCGCGCCCGAGGAGATGGCGCCGTTCCTCACAGACTGGCGCGGCCGCAGGCACGGCCGCGCCCTGGCGGTCCTGCGCCCGCGCTCCGTCGCGGATGTCTCGACGATCCTGCGCTGGGCGACAGTGACGCGCACGCCAATCGTGCCGCAAGGCGGCAACACCGGCCTGTCCGGCGGCGCCACGCCCGATGAGAGCGGCCGTTGCGCCGTGCTCTCGCTGGGCCGCCTCAACCGCATCCGCTCGGTCGACACGGAAGGCGACAGCGTGATCGCGGAGGCAGGCTGCGTGCTGGCGCAGCTTCAGCAGGAGGCGGCAAAGGCCGATCGGCTGTTTCCCCTGAGCCTGGGCAGCGAGGGCTCCTGCCAGGTCGGCGGCATCGTCGCCACCAATGCCGGCGGCATCAATGTGATCCGCTACGGCACGGTGCGCGACCTTGTGCTCGGTCTCGAATATGTGCGCGCCGACGGCGCCGTGATCCACGGCCTGAAGCCGCTGCGCAAGGACAATGCCGGCTATAGGCTGCGCGAACTGCTGATCGGCTCGGAAGGCACTCTGGCCGTCATCACCGCGGCATCGTTCAGGCTCTTCGCCCGACTGAGGGCGAGCGCGACCGCGCTCTGCGGAATCCCGAATCCGACCGCCGCGATCCGGCTGCTGACGATGCTGCGCGAGATTGCCGGCGAGCGAATCTCGAGTTTCGAATTGATGTGCGACGCCGAAATGGGCCTGACGCTCGATCTCCTCGGCGGGGCGGCGCTCCCGTTCCACGACCGCCACCCCTGGTATGTCTTCATCGAGATCGCCGACAGCGCGCCCGATGCCGCCATGGAACAGGTCCTGACGCGCGCGCTGGCGCTCGCTTCCGATGCCGCTGTGCTGAGCGATGCGGTCGTCGCGCAGAGCGGCGCTCAGGCCAAGGCGCTCTGGCATCTGCGTTTCGCCGTCTCGGAAGCCAACAAGCGCGCCGGCCCGGGCGTCTCGCATGACACCAGCGTCGCGACTGCGGATGTTCCCCGCTTCATCGCAGCGGTGCAGGGTGCAGCGGCGGAGCGCTTCCCGACCGCGCAGCCCCTCTTCGTCGGACATGTCGGGGACGGCAACATCCACGTCATTCTGCTGTTCCGGGAGGCTCAGTTCCGGGATGAGGCGATCTTCGCAGGTGTCGCTGCGAGCGTGAATGCCTGTATCTTCGAGATCGTCAGCCAGTTCGGCGGGAGCATCACGGCCGAGCATGGCGTCGGCCGCTCGCTTGTCGGCGCCTTGCGCCGGGCCGCCCAGCCCGAGACGCTCGAACTCATGGCCGGGATCAAGAACGCCTTCGATCCGCTCGGCATCCTGAACCCGGGCGCGGTCCTGGAGCCGGATGATGTCTGA